A genomic stretch from Malus domestica chromosome 15, GDT2T_hap1 includes:
- the LOC103415754 gene encoding potassium channel AKT1-like, whose protein sequence is MESNSSTRGVFSVSMCGQEQIELSRDGSHYSLSTGILPSLGARSSNRRVKLGTFIVSPYDRRYRIWETFLVVLVIYTAWVSPFEFGFLKGPGGPLSITDNVVNGFFAIDIILTFFVAYLDKTTYLLVDDRKKIGWKYARSWLIFDVISTIPSELATRIFPKSLQSYGFFNMLRLWRLRRVSALFSRLEKDRNYNYFWVRCAKLICVTLFAIHCAGCFYYLIAARNHDPAKTWMGAEILGQSLWIRYVTAVYWSITTLTTVGYGDLHPVNAREMIFDIFYMFFNLGLTSYLIGNMTNLVVHGTSRTRKFRDTIQAASSFAQRNQLPIRLQDQMLAHLCLKFRTDSEGLQQQETLDSLPKAIRSSISHYLFYSLVDKVYLFHGVSNDLLFQLVSEMKAEYFPPKEDVILQNEAPTDFYLLVTGAADLVVLKHGVEQVIGEAKSGDLIGEIGVLCYRPQLFTVRTKRLSQLLRLNRTTFLNIVQANVGDGTVIMNNLLQHLKDLKDPIMEGVLSETENMLARGRMDLPLSLCFAAIRGDDLLLNQLLKRGLDPNESDNNGRSALHIASSKGSENCVLLLLDYGADPKSRDSDGNVPLWEAILNGHEQIAKLLLDNGANLSSGDVGQFACTAAEQNRLDLLKEIARHGGDVTRPKSNGTTALHVAVSEDNVDIVKYLLDQGADIDKPDLHGWTPRALAEQQGHEDIKTLFHSSKEPKVAITIPEHKSGIRFLGRFTSEPTIHPPPTDSSFSGAEGGSCGRNRPRRRTNNFHNSLFGMMSAAHTGEKDLFLSVAETKSPKSYVSNPAARVTISCPEKGEVKGKLVLLPLSYEELLEMGAKKFGLSPAKIVSKDGAEIDDIDVIRDGDHLVFVSAGESQQ, encoded by the exons ATGGAGAGCAATAGCAGCACCAGAGGAGTCTTTAGCGTCTCAATGTGCGGCCAAGAGCAGATTGAGCTCTCCAGAGACGGCAGCCACTACAGTCTCTCAACTGGGATTTTGCCTTCCCTCGGTGCAAGGTCGAGCAACCGACGCGTGAAACTCGGCACGTTCATTGTCTCGCCGTACGACCGCCGCTACAG GATATGGGAGACATTTCTTGTTGTTCTGGTCATCTATACTGCTTGGGTGTCGCCGTTCGAGTTTGGTTTCCTTAAAGGACCAGGGGGACCGCTCTCCATTACTGATAATGTTGTCAATGGTTTCTTTGCTATTGATATCATTCTCACATTCTTTGTGGCTTACCTGGACAAGACCACATATTTACTTGTTGACGATCGAAAAAAGATTGGTTGGAAGTATGCAAGATCCTGGTTGATTTTCGATGTCATATCCACAATCCCATCTGAACTTGCTACGaggatctttcctaaatctctgCAGTCTTATGGCTTTTTCAACATGCTTCGTCTTTGGCGTCTACGAAGAGTTAGTGCCCTATTTTCCAG ATtggagaaagataggaattatAATTACTTTTGGGTTCGCTGTGCAAAACTTATTTGT GTCACTCTTTTTGCCATCCATTGTGCTGGATGCTTCTATTACCTTATAGCTGCACGCAATCATGACCCTGCGAAAACATGGATGGGAGCTGAAATCCTAGGACAAAGCCTGTGGATTCGGTATGTGACTGCAGTTTATTGGTCAATCACAACGCTAACAACAGTTGGATATGGAGACCTGCATCCAGTCAATGCACGTGAGATGATCTTTGACATATTCTACATGTTCTTCAACCTGGGATTGACGTCATACTTAATTGGAAATATGACCAACTTGGTTGTCCACGGGACCAGTCGAACTAGAAAATTT AGGGATACCATACAAGCTGCCTCCAGTTTTGCACAGAGGAATCAACTGCCTATACGCCTGCAGGATCAGATGCTTGCACACTTGTGTCTGAAGTTCAGAACAGATTCTGAAGGACTGCAGCAACAAGAGACCCTTGATTCCCTTCCTAAAGCCATCCGCTCGAGTATTTCACATTATCTGTTTTACTCTCTTGTAGATAAGGTGTACTTGTTTCATGGGGTTTCAAATGACTTGCTTTTTCAGTTG GTCTCGGAGATGAAAGCCGAGTATTTTCCTCCCAAAGAAGATGTAATCTTGCAGAACGAGGCACCCACAGATTTCTACCTACTTGTCACTGGTGCAGCG GATTTAGTGGTTCTCAAACATGGAGTTGAACAG GTCATTGGTGAGGCAAAATCTGGTGATCTTATTGGTGAGATCGGGGTACTTTGTTACAGACCACAGCTCTTTACAGTTAGAACCAAAAGATTGAGTCAGCTTCTACGGCTGAATCGTACTACATTCTTAAATATAGTTCAAGCTAATGTTGGAGATGGGACTGTGATCATGAATAATCTCCTGCAG CATTTGAAAGACCTCAAGGACCCAATTATGGAAGGAGTTCTGTCGGAGACGGAGAACATGCTAGCTCGCGGTAGAATGGACCTGCCTCTCAGTCTATGCTTTGCAGCAATCAGAGGAGACGACTTGTTGTTAAATCAGTTGCTGAAACGAGGTCTGGATCCAAATGAATCGGATAATAACGGGAGGTCTGCTCTG CATATAGCATCATCGAAGGGAAGCGAAAACTGCGTTCTTCTTCTGCTAGACTACGGGGCGGATCCTAAGAGTAGAG ACTCAGATGGGAATGTACCACTTTGGGAGGCAATACTGAATGGTCATGAGCAAATTGCCAAGCTGCTGTTAGACAATGGTGCAAACTTGAGCTCAGGGGATGTTGGTCAATTTGCTTGCACTGCTGCCGAGCAAAACAGGTTGGACTTGCTCAAGGAAATTGCCCGACATGGCGGGGATGTCACGCGTCCGAAAAGCAACGGAACCACAGCTCTGCATGTTGCAGTATCTGAAGACAATGTAGACATTGTCAAATACCTCTTGGACCAAGGCGCTGACATTGATAAACCCGACCTCCATGGCTGGACCCCGAGAGCCCTAGCGGAACAGCAAGGACACGAAGACATAAAGACCCTTTTCCACTCTAGTAAAGAACCCAAAGTCGCCATTACCATTCCCGAACACAAGAGCGGAATCCGGTTCCTTGGGAGGTTTACGAGCGAGCCAACTATCCACCCTCCACCCACAGACAGCTCGTTTTCAGGAGCGGAGGGAGGATCATGCGGCAGAAATCGCCCGAGGCGTAGGACTAATAACTTCCACAACTCTCTGTTTGGCATGATGTCAGCTGCCCACACCGGGGAGAAAGACTTGTTTCTCTCCGTTGCGGAGACGAAAAGTCCTAAGAGCTACGTAAGCAACCCTGCTGCTAGGGTGACAATTAGTTGCCCTGAAAAGGGTGAAGTGAAAGGCAAACTTGTGCTGCTCCCACTGAGTTATGAGGAGTTGCTTGAGATGGGGGCAAAGAAATTCGGACTCTCACCGGCGAAAATCGTGAGCAAAGATGGAGCCGAAATCGACGATATTGATGTAATTAGAGATGGTGATCATCTTGTTTTTGTAAGTGCTGGTGAATCACAACAATAA
- the LOC139191708 gene encoding uncharacterized protein has product MSDSGEQGATISGQVSDSDEQTAPSSAEEEAPYSGETPESSEAAEDSEENTESSEAAEDFEENTESSEPAPPTPENTPASSVGETAGEKNFDFEDVRAALAETIPGVVGQQAQVNPLRINFNASSSGEASVAEAPKLMPNPPSWIEDSDEEGFQGQQEAANPNEQETDSSDSGEPEVQSAAPPKVIIMTPADWKRALSDQAKAEEEEEKENPKEVLPELIHKTNVQQAELKDRAIGHPSLIGGSSKNLDLPAAVQKPDSQPSESAAENVELGKRKIDEKGKGKLEENQEDGGEEVSEEEEAASPRSKIPKKSQDERLAIGDPSLQARSNKNPAVPPATPVTKPDLKPSESATEGKRKIGEKGKGIKGEEESEEDEAASPNSKKLKGPEPEE; this is encoded by the coding sequence atgtcAGATTCCGGTGAACAAGGGGCAACAATTTCTGGGCAAGTTTCCGATTCCGATGAACAAACAGCACCAAGTTCTGCGGAAGAAGAAGCACCATATTCTGGGGAAACCCCAGAGTCCAGCGAAGCAGCAGAAGATTCTGAGGAAAACACCGAATCCAGCGAAGCAGCAGAAGATTTTGAGGAAAACACCGAATCCAGCGAGCCGGCACCACCAACTCCTGAGAATACACCGGCTTCCAGTGTAGGAGAAACCGCAGGGGAAAAGAATTTTGATTTCGAGGATGTAAGAGCAGCACTTGCTGAGACTATTCCGGGTGTcgttggacaacaagcacaagTAAACCCACTGAGAATCAACTTCAATGCATCCAGTTCCGGTGAAGCAAGTGTAGCAGAAGCACCAAAGCTTATGCCAAATCCACCTTCTTGGATAGAGGATTCCGATGAAGAAGGATTTCAGGGTCAACAAGAAGCAGCAAATCCCAATGAACAAGAAACAGATTCCAGTGACTCCGGTGAACCAGAAGTACAGTCCGCCGCACCACCGAAGGTGATTATTATGACTCCAGCGGATTGGAAAAGGGCTCTTTCTGATCAAGCAaaggcagaagaagaagaagaaaaagaaaatccgaAGGAAGTTCTTCCAGAGTTGATTCATAAAACTAACGTTCAACAAGCAGAGCTTAAGGACCGGGCGATTGGGCATCCGTCTTTGATTGGTGGCTCTAGCAAGAACCTCGATCTTCCCGCTGCCGTGCAGAAACCTGATTCGCAGCCGAGTGAAAGTGCCGCTGAGAATGTGGAGCTGGGGAAGAGAAAGATCGATGAGAAGGGCAAGGGGAAACTGGAAGAGAACCAAGAAGATGGAGGAGAAGAAGTGAGCGAAGAAGAGGAAGCTGCAAGTCCGAGATCGAAGATAccgaaaaaatctcaagatgaGAGGCTGGCGATTGGGGATCCGTCTTTGCAAGCTCGCTCTAACAAGAACCCTGCTGTTCCTCCTGCCACCCCCGTGACAAAACCCGATTTGAAGCCAAGTGAAAGCGCCACCGAGGGGAAAAGAAAGATCGGAGAGAAGGGCAAGGGGATCAAGGGGGAAGAAGAGagcgaagaagatgaagctgcaAGTCCGAATTCGAAGAAATTGAAAGGTCCAGAACCAGAAGAGTAG
- the LOC103415775 gene encoding uncharacterized protein: MASRKHKTTEQKEKQLVALAKSSWWPVASARKKFKGAKKKKEQAKKEEVEAEEVEGEVVKEDEDNSGESKAEAEFPLFQKHPFGFQDYLTMAPTQVENKNKKKKGKEKVEAQAENKNEKGKAKVEDDGESTEVDDDESDKKTILTSRALKSEANDSRSEGAADYSRATCQHKNGREKREEEKEKEEERRDGASLAESQGNQSLHSIQS, translated from the exons ATGGCGTCGAGGAAACACAAGACGACTGAGCAAAAAGAAAAGCAACTAGTGGCGCTGGCAAAATCAAGCTGGTGGCCCGTGGCGTCGGCGAGGAAGAAGTTCAAGGGAgctaagaagaagaaagagcaggcgaagaaggaagaggtgGAGGCGGAAGAAGTGGAAGGGGAAGTTGTGAAAGAAGATGAGGACAACTCCGGCGAGAGCAAGGCGGAGGCCGAGTTTCCCCTGTTTCAGAAGCACCCATTCGGATTCCAAGATTACCTCACCATGG CACCGACCCAAGTggagaacaagaacaagaagaagaaagggaaggagaaagtGGAGGCCCAGGCGGAGAACAAGAATGAGAAAGGGAAAGCGAAAGTGGAGGACGACGGAGAAAGTACGGAGGTTGACGATGACGAGTCGGACAAGAAGACCATT CTGACCTCACGAGCCCTTAAATCCGAGGCCAACGACAGCAGATCTGAGGGTGCGGCTGACTACTCTCGGGCTACATGTCAACATAAGAATGGGAGAGAAAAGAGGGAAGAGGAGaaagaaaaggaggaagagagaagggaTGGGGCGTCATTGGCAGAGTCACAGGGCAACCAAAGTTTACACAGCATTCAATCATAA
- the LOC103400465 gene encoding uncharacterized protein: MKGEVQLEPTGEGERDREPTDIEPLLPNQDDSSPASSSEINNEDLESGSIPCCRICLESDAEPEDELISPCMCKGTQQFVHRSCLDHWRSIKEGFAFSHCTTCKAQFHLRVETYEDNVWRKIKFRVFVARDVFLVFLAVQSVIAAIGGFAYVMDKDGAFRNSFSDGWDHILSKHPIPFYYCIGVLAFFVLLGFFGLILHCSSFNSNDPRMAGCQNCCYGWGILDCFPASMEACFAVVIVFVVIFAILGIAYGFLAATMAIQRIWQRHYHILTKRELTKEYIVEDLHGCYTPPKLDAEHEARLKMLKLL; the protein is encoded by the exons ATGAAAGGGGAAGTGCAGCTGGAGCCAACAGGTGAAGGGGAGCGAGACCGAGAACCTACTGACATCGAGCCTCTGCTACCGAACCAGGACGATTCGTCGCCGGCAAGCTCGAGTGAGATCAACAACGAAGACCTTGAGTCTGGCTCTATCCCTTGCTGTCGCATTTGTCTCGAAAGCGATGCCGAACCAG AGGATGAGTTGATTTCACCTTGCATGTGCAAAGGCACCCAGCAGTTTGTTCATAGGTCCTGTCTCGATCACTGGCGCTCCATTAAA GAAGGATTTGCTTTCTCACACTGCACAACTTGCAAAGCCCAATTTCACCTTCGAGTTGAGACATATGAGGACAATGTCTGGCGCAAAATAAAATTCCGAGTTTTTGTGGCGAGGGATGTTTTCCTCGTGTTTTTGGCTGTACAATCA GTTATAGCTGCAATTGGTGGCTTTGCATATGTCATGGACAAAGATGGGGCCTTCAGGAATTCATTTAGTGATGGTTGGGATCATATTTTGTCAAAACATCCTAtaccattttattattgtatAG GGGTACTGGCCTTCTTTGTGCTGCTTGGATTTTTCGGGCTCATACTACACTGTTCATCGTTCAATAGCAATGACCCACGGATGGCCGGGTGCCAGAACTGTTGCTATGGTTGGGGAATCTTGGATTGTTTCCCCGCATCTATGGAGGCTTGCTTTGCCGTCGTGATTGTGTTTGTTGTCATCTTTGCCATTCTTGGCATAGCTTATGGTTTCCTGGCCGCTACCATGGCTATTCAGAGGATTTGGCAGAGACATTATCACATCCTGACCAAGAGGGAACTCACAAAG GAGTATATAGTGGAGGATCTTCATGGATGCTATACCCCACCAAAACTAGATGCCGAACATGAAGCGCGTCTGAAAATGCTGAAGTTGTTGTAG